From Toxotes jaculatrix isolate fToxJac2 chromosome 1, fToxJac2.pri, whole genome shotgun sequence, a single genomic window includes:
- the eif4g2a gene encoding eukaryotic translation initiation factor 4 gamma 2a — protein MLGNIKFIGELGKLSLIHESILHKCIKTLLEKKKRVQLKDMGEDLECLCQIMKTVGPKLDHEKARLLMDQYFGRMRSLTNNKELPARIRFLLQNMVELRDNNWVPRKPYVDNGPKTINQVRQDAVKDLGVFIPPPTDGIRNDFFMDSSSFLPARIKFDRETLGGLADMFGQMPGSGIGTGPGVIQDHYSPTTGRHRTNPLFNGHIGNGNGSHQPQYEVGSKPFTKPNQGQSSPVFNHKQNHSGQMQSKDMTSRFSKKGKINADEISLRPAQSFILNKKQVPKLQPQMTMIAPSAQGSPLGQLGLKTNPPPIQEKPAKSNKKAPPTKEELCKTTETLMTDYLNNKNINEAVNAVKEMKAPKYFLPEMLNKMVVHSLDRSDEDKEHASALIHALCTEGLITGENLIQAFMGVLDQCPKIEEEVPLVKSYLAQFAAHAIIADLVSIADLAHQLENGAHFPLFLLCLQQIVKLKDREWLTDLFQQSKVNMQKMLPEIDQNKDRMLEILEGKGLSFLFPLMKLEKELLKQIKVDPSPQSIYKWIKDNISPKLHTDKGFVNILMTSFLQYIAYEVNPDDDEEVFAAPSKEQLDEEKQLLLSFKPVMQKFLHDHIDLQVSALYALQVHCNAKGFPKGMLLRYFVNFYDMEIIEEEAFLSWKEDVTQEYPGKGKALFQVNQWLTWLETAEEEESEDEDY, from the exons ATGCTGGGCAACATCAAATTCATTGGTGAACTTGGCAAACTCAGCCTTATCCATGAATCTATCCTTCATAAGTGCATCAAAACA cttttggagaagaagaagagagtccAACTTAAGGATATGGGTGAAGATTTGGAATGCCTCTGtcagataatgaaaacagtggGACCTAAACTTGATCATGAAAAGGCTAGG TTATTGATGGATCAGTACTTTGGCCGCATGCGATCCTTAACGAACAACAAGGAACTGCCAGCGAGGATTCGTTTCCTGCTGCAGAACATGGTGGAGCTGCGAGACAACAACTGGGTGCCTCGCAAGCCTTATGTTGACAACGGACCAAAGACGATCAACCAAGTTCGTCAGGATGCAGTTAAG GATTTGGGTGTTTTCATTCCACCTCCAACTGATGGAATTAGGAATGATTTCTTCATGGACAGCTCCTCCTTCCTGCCAGCAAGGATCAAGTTTGACAGGGAAACTCTTGGTGGGCTGGCTGATATGTTTGGACAAATGCCTG GAAGTGGCATTGGTACAGGTCCAGGAGTCATTCAGGACCACTATTCCCCAACCACGGGACGTCACCGCACAAACCCACTCTTCAATGGCCATATTGGAAATGGCAACGGTTCACACCAGCCTCAGTATGAAGTAGGAAGCAAACCTTTCACAAAACCCAACCAG GGGCAGAGTTCACCGGTCTTCAACCATAAACAGAATCACTCAGGGCAGATGCAGTCTAAGGATATGACTTCACGATTCAGCAAGAAAGGGAAAATCAATGCTGACGAG ATCAGCCTGAGGCCAGCACAGTCCTTCATCTTGAATAAGAAACAAGTGCcaaagctgcagccacagatgaCTATGATTGCTCCAAGTGCCCAAGGTTCCCCACTAGGACAG CTTGGCTTGAAGACCAATCCTCCTCCAATTCAGGAAAAACCTGCCAAGTCCAATAAAAAGGCTCCTCCTACAAAGGAAGAGTTGTGCAAAACAACA GAGACGCTAATGACAGACTACTTGAACAACAAGAACATCAATGAGGCAGTGAATGCTGTGAAGGAGATGAAAGCTCCCAAGTACTTTTTGCCTGAGATGCTGAACAAGATGGTGGTTCATTCCCTTGATCGTTCAGATGAGGATAAGGAGCATGCAAGCGCCCTGATCCATGCACTCTGCACCGAGGGCCTCATCACTGGTGAAAACCTGATTCAG GCCTTTATGGGTGTTTTGGATCAGTGTCCCAAGATTGAGGAAGAAGTCCCACTGGTGAAGTCTTACCTGGCACAGTTTGCAGCACACGCAATCATTGCTGACCTGGTCAGCATCGCAGATTTGGCCCATCAGCTGGAGAACGGTGCACATTTCCCACTGTTCCTGCTCTGCCTGCAGCAGATTGTCAAACTCAAGGACCGTGAGTGGCTGACTGACCTGTTCCAGCAGAGCAAAGTCAACATGCAGAAGATGCTGCCTG AAATTGACCAGAACAAGGACAGGATGCTGGAGATTCTGGAGGGCAAAGGTCTCAGCTTTTTGTTCCCACTGATGAAACTAGAGAAGGAGCTGTTGAAGCAGATCAAAGTAGATCCCTCTCCACAGTCCATCTACAAGTGGATCAAGGACAACATCTCTCCTAAACTCCACACCGACAAAGGCTTTGTCAACATCCTCATGACCAG CTTCTTGCAGTACATTGCTTATGAGGTCAACCCTGACGATGATGAGGAGGTGTTTGCAGCGCCTAGCAAGGAACAGCTGGATGaagagaagcagctgctgctgtctttcAAACCAGTGATGCAGAAGTTCCTACACGATCACATCGACCTGCAAGTCAGTGCGCTATACGCCCTGCAGGTCCACTGCAATGCTAAGGGTTTCCCCAAAG GCATGTTACTGCGCTACTTTGTGAACTTTTATGACATGGAAATAATTGAAGAAGAAGCCTTCCTCTCATGGAAAGAAGATGTCACCCAAGAGTATCCAGGGAAAGGAAAAGCATTATTTCAG GTGAACCAGTGGCTGACCTGGCTGGagactgcagaggaagaggagtcaGAGGATGAAGATTACTGA